From a region of the Candidatus Poribacteria bacterium genome:
- a CDS encoding fumarylacetoacetate hydrolase family protein has translation MKLAFFNDYQLGVINGEQIVDVASALGGVSYHSPQELIETLIKDWDNLQPQIAQAAEGNAGTALNSVRLRAPLPRPNQLVCLAGNYIEPAAPDRGEFNAFLKSPTGIIGKGDTVQLPETNATVFHFEPELSVVIGKTASHLSQAEAMDHVFGYTQFIDVSARGLPGGFFLGKSWHTFAPMGPALVTADEVSDPNDLGIKLWVNDELRHDFSSDSMARFIPEVLEEVTKVITLEPGNVVNTGTHHYALAPIQDGDNLRLEIEGFGPSLTIDVHDPLKRTSWEAH, from the coding sequence ATGAAACTTGCATTTTTCAATGACTATCAACTGGGCGTAATCAACGGCGAGCAGATTGTCGATGTCGCCTCGGCGCTGGGAGGTGTTTCCTACCACAGCCCTCAAGAACTTATCGAAACACTTATCAAAGATTGGGACAACCTACAGCCGCAGATCGCGCAGGCTGCTGAAGGAAATGCAGGGACAGCACTCAATAGCGTTCGTCTCAGGGCTCCCCTACCCAGACCAAATCAATTGGTCTGTCTTGCCGGCAATTACATAGAACCTGCAGCCCCGGATCGCGGCGAATTTAACGCCTTTCTCAAATCCCCCACCGGCATCATTGGCAAGGGCGATACGGTCCAACTCCCCGAGACAAACGCAACCGTTTTCCACTTCGAGCCTGAACTCAGTGTGGTCATCGGCAAAACAGCGAGCCACCTCTCACAGGCGGAAGCGATGGATCACGTCTTCGGCTACACGCAATTTATCGATGTGTCTGCCCGCGGTCTTCCCGGCGGGTTCTTCCTTGGCAAAAGCTGGCATACCTTCGCTCCGATGGGACCCGCACTGGTCACCGCCGACGAGGTCTCCGATCCAAACGACCTCGGAATTAAACTCTGGGTCAACGACGAGCTTCGGCATGACTTCTCCTCTGACTCCATGGCGCGTTTTATACCGGAGGTGTTAGAAGAGGTTACCAAGGTTATAACGCTTGAACCCGGCAACGTCGTAAACACAGGCACCCATCACTACGCCTTGGCACCGATTCAGGATGGAGATAACCTGCGTCTTGAGATTGAGGGCTTTGGTCCTTCACTAACGATTGACGTCCATGATCCCCTGAAGCGGACATCTTGGGAAGCGCATTAA
- a CDS encoding M20/M25/M40 family metallo-hydrolase has product MGLDVVQLTRDIVAINSVSQRSNKEVSDLLENTLKRCEFEVERLEYLDANGEQKVSLVGKKGKGSNGFGLFSHSDTVPGLEGEWDPFDPVIQDGRLFGRGSCDMKGPLAATITAGAEINAADLKKPLFIVITADEEISGAGARQVAEDSELFNAERPKNGVIAEPTRLTPVYAHKGGGRVIVTAKGRAAHTSTDKGVSANFLIAPFLAEMAELAKLFKTDESFMNKEFNPPTNGFNMVLDDGGCRPNVAAAKTVCTLSFRPMPNDRSDDVIAMITEIAEKYGLETTSNKGTPFYVSPDAEIVQAGLKATGTSKPGTVPFGTDAHAFKHHLQLVILGPGDIVQAHTVGEWIDIAQLSEAVGVYGQMIEMFCM; this is encoded by the coding sequence CCAGCGGAGCAATAAGGAGGTTTCAGATCTCCTCGAAAATACACTAAAGCGATGTGAGTTTGAGGTCGAGCGCCTAGAGTACCTCGATGCCAATGGGGAGCAAAAGGTGAGTCTGGTGGGCAAGAAGGGGAAGGGTTCCAATGGTTTCGGACTCTTCTCCCATTCCGACACGGTTCCCGGCTTGGAGGGGGAGTGGGACCCATTCGATCCAGTAATTCAGGACGGTCGCCTATTTGGCCGTGGCAGCTGCGATATGAAAGGACCGCTGGCTGCGACAATTACGGCGGGCGCAGAAATTAATGCCGCCGATTTGAAGAAACCACTCTTTATCGTCATCACCGCGGACGAAGAGATCAGCGGCGCGGGAGCTCGCCAAGTTGCAGAGGATTCAGAACTCTTCAATGCGGAACGACCAAAAAACGGTGTCATCGCCGAGCCGACGCGATTGACGCCTGTATACGCCCACAAGGGAGGCGGACGGGTCATAGTAACCGCGAAAGGACGGGCAGCGCATACCAGCACAGATAAAGGGGTTTCAGCAAACTTCCTGATTGCACCATTCCTCGCCGAGATGGCGGAGTTGGCAAAGCTGTTCAAAACCGACGAATCCTTCATGAATAAGGAGTTTAACCCACCAACGAACGGATTCAATATGGTGCTTGATGACGGCGGATGCCGACCAAACGTCGCCGCAGCGAAAACGGTCTGTACTCTCAGTTTTAGACCAATGCCGAATGATCGTAGCGACGATGTAATTGCAATGATAACCGAAATCGCTGAAAAGTACGGTCTCGAAACTACCTCGAATAAAGGCACGCCGTTCTACGTCTCGCCCGATGCCGAGATCGTCCAAGCAGGGCTGAAAGCCACTGGCACATCGAAACCGGGGACGGTCCCATTTGGCACGGACGCACACGCTTTCAAGCATCACTTACAACTCGTTATCCTCGGACCCGGCGATATCGTCCAAGCACATACCGTCGGAGAGTGGATCGACATCGCACAACTCTCAGAAGCTGTTGGGGTATATGGACAGATGATTGAGATGTTCTGTATGTAG